Sequence from the Megalops cyprinoides isolate fMegCyp1 chromosome 4, fMegCyp1.pri, whole genome shotgun sequence genome:
CAACGAGGACAAATTACAGAGAGGCTCTGTTACACAAGCATCTGCGAGGGAATTCCTGCAGAATACCACCTCTTTCAGAACATGCTGGCAGCACAGATCTCCTGAGCGGTTAaccagcgccccctggtggacacACATGAGAACTGCGGGCACCTTGCATTTCAGCCAGGACTTTCCaaagctctctctgtgaggacATGCCTCCACGCTTCCACCCACAGAACACGAATAAACGCACTGCCTCCATAATTATCAAAATGAGCGCCGCTACCCTGCGGACATCACGCCCAGGCTGACGAAGCGCTTGAATCATTCCCTCACAGACAGCTCTGGTCCTCATTAGGCGAGTCCTCCCTAACTCAGCTCCGATCCAGGAGGGCGGCGGTGGGCGCCTCCAGCCAGGCCGATCTTACTCTGTGTCAGTTCGCTTCAACCCGCTCAGCCCCCCTTCCCAGGTCAGGGAGTGTCAGAGCTTTTAACAGAGTGTGAATGGAACGGCTCTTGACGAACACGAATGCTTTCTTGTGAGGCTTTTTTCAGGTTGCGATCCTGGTCAGAAGTGGTTTTGAAACCGTTCCTCAGACGGTGCAACGTTACGTCTCCTCAGATGCCTCCCGAGGCCGAGCGTCGCCGTGGGCCAGCGCCGTCAGAGTACCAGCGCCTTCAGAGCAGTCACTTATCAGTGTCATACTAGGAATTCTCTGCTACACTAAATACATAATGAGGGGAGGGTGTAGTGTGTCAGTGAGCCGAAAGGCCAGTGCGTCTGGGTCCGGTTTCACACACCAccaccgaccccccccccccccccacacacacaaacccggGCAACCAATCAGAAGCTgggagtgactgacagcaggaaTGGCTGGGGATGACTTCCTGTTGACAGCGCAGACACACCAGCACACTGGCTCACACGCCAACGAATGAgggcacgcacgcacgcacgcacacacgcacacacgcacgcacgcacgcacgcacgcacgcacacacacaaacatacatacacacacgcacacacgcacacacacacacaaacatacacacacacacacaaacatacacacacacacaaacatacccacacacacaaacatacacacaaacatacacacaaacatacacacacacacacaaacatacacacaaacatacacacacacacacacacacacacacacacacacacacacacacacacaaacatacacacacacacacacacacacacacaaacatacacacacacacacaaacatacagacacacacacacacacacacacacgcacgcacgcacgcacagaggCATGCCTGAGACGACAGGAAGAGCGCATTTAGAAAACGCCCCCTCACAGCTGAACATGTCCGGTGCGCATCTTCGCCCCGAGCTCAGACAGGAAACCACAGGCGGAcagatgccacacacacacacacacacactaataaaGACAAGCGTTCATGAGAAAAcgtgacagaaaataaaacaaagagacaaaggAAACGGAATgagagcatatgtgtgtgtgtgtgtgtgtgtgtgtgtgtgtgtgtgtgtgtgcgcatacgtCTTCCACCTCCACTGTGGCTGAGCCTCTTGCGTGACCCACAACCACCTTAAAAACACGCCTCCAATAACTAAACCCCCGCTTTCCAACACTCGACATTCACCATTTATTTATCAGTATTAGTTTACATTTACTATTTTTACAGCACCATTCATTCTGTGACATTGTTGGTCCTGAAAAGGTCAACTTCCCTCCGCGTGACAATCAGTGGATGACCTGGCGTGAGCATTAGAGGGAAATGAAATGTGCATGCTACGTTGGTTCCCACGCTAAATTAATCTGCCCAGACACTGTAGTCCAGGCTAGCTTAGTTTCTTCAAAACAATTGTGTACATTGTGGTGGCATTGTGCTACTGGCTATACAGTGAGCACGGCTGTTGTTTTATAACAAGGTTCTGATATACAGAGCTAAGCGCAAAATATTTGGGTAGTCATGGAAACACCTGTTGAGTGAGGGAACTGTAAATTCTTCAATTTCCTATTTAGATAGCTCCAGGGACCCATCATGTGCTTCTTGTCGGGACAGTTTGAGGGCTTCCTGTCCAAAGTGCCAAAGTTTTGGGCTGTGTGGTTTTTGTTCAGTATATCTCAATTTGCAAAAGAACAATTATCAGTGATATGCAGCACACGCTATTTTATGCATAATATCCGCTTTGCCGCCTTTGGCCATCACATGCTATGtcaagccatttaaaaaaacagacaaacatggcCAGATAACTTCGCCAAAGTCTAAAACCCTTTCCATTCAAAGTAAGCACCAGAATGCAACACAGCCCAGAAGCAGCACAGCTTTCTTCTGGTCATTACTTAAAAGGATTTTGCcaagatgaaaataaaacttgatAGCACATACAGCAGTACTTCTTGGAAAAGTAACAGGTCGGTTACATCCCGAGATGCACGGGTTAATGCACGGTTATGTCCTCTGCAGGCCAGCAGAGGGATGAAAGCTAAGATGTTGGTCCTAGGTTGCTAAAATGGTgctaacaaacaaataaaaatactaacACCACTTTTTCCCAATTGGTTTACatacttcctgtttctctccctccagcctCCCCCCTATGCTCATCTCCTATACCCCCTCTATCCCTCactcctgttttctctctctttctctcaggaaGGGGATCCACAACCACACCCCCTCCTACACCTACAAGATCCATCTTATACCTCCACCACATCTCCTGCTGCGTTTCTTCCTGCTATAACTTCCCCATCTACCCGCCCCTTCCTGATGCATGTCCACACAGTCCGGCTGCTATATACCCGCACTGTACTTCAGCACCTCCCTGTACTTAAGCCAGCCTGGACACAGGACTCCATATTTTGCAACATGTTCATATCGCTTTCTATCTCCTCTTCCGTGAGACGTTCTGAGCCTCCATGCAAGGTAAGCAGTATGACCACCTCCTGTCCGAAGCGTTTGCCTCCTGGGTGTGCTAGAGAcaggctgagtgtgtgtgtgagccccTGGGCAGGAGCCACCTGCAGGATTGTAGGCAGAGTGGAATGAGTTCACACTGCTACTCGCGGAGCGTGAACTCAGAGCAGGGAGGAAGGCCAAAGCTTCGCTCATCTACCGCACATTACTCAGCAGAGCAGGTCTTCCAGGAAAGCTGCGTCCGAGATGAAGTCACTGGGCTTCGCTGGTACTGAGGCCCGtcacttctgttctctctcgccctctccctccccggTCGGAGGGGCCCCCCACTCACCTCTCCCACCCCCGGGACGAGCCTGTATCTCACTTACCCACAGCCGCTGCAGCGGTCTCAGACACCACGGGCATCTGTAGTActccattctctctttctccagccCCCCCGAGAaccccctgctcctcctctcccactctctctctctttctttctccttctctcaggAAGGGGAAATGTCCTGCCTGAATCACTGACACTGGATCTGCGATCAGTGATGTGTGCTCCTCCTCAAATGACCCAGcccacaaagagagagagagagagagagagagagagagagagagagagagagagagagagagagagagagtgcaaggGAGGCTGacacaaatgacacaaacagagagaggatgtAAAGAGGGTTTAGAGGCCCAATTTACACTTCCTCTCAGATCTCTGAGACCACAGGCAGGCagcttcccacacacacacacaaacacacacacacacacaaaaatagatATTTAACCTACTACTACCCACAATACACTGCTCTGTTACATTGCATCACTGCCAATACGAATACTGCAAGCAGCAAACTGTCTAGGACCCCTCACCACCCTACCCCCAGCACAGAAaacctcaccctcactctgTGGGGGGCCTGTCCCCATAACCTAAATTTCACAGGAACGTGGGTGAGACCTGATTACTGTAATCGTAGAGCTGCGACACTGCCTAGCGATGATCCGACCTATCCGGTTTCTAAGGTTACCTTCGCCAAGGTGATGTATTTGAATTGCTaaaaagaggaagggagggagtgtggctgtgagagagaaacGGCACAGCAGGAAACAAGGCCTCTAGGGCTGTACCCGACTCAGAATTTTGTCAGTCGAATCGGATTTGGCCGTTCAATATGAAGATTCAACTGCTCGTTTTTTCCATATAGGACTATCTGGCTATCAGAAAATCCATTGTCATGAGTTTCAGTGATGATTTCGACCACATTAACATAATCATATGCAACAGAGTCATGGGAACATATTTTTGAGCTTTTAACCgtgtacagtcacaccagtgtgtTTACccatttagcgtgtatgctaaaaccggtacGATTATAAAACTAGAtcggaaaaattctagctaattttagcttcgaggaaacagcgatttaacattaaaaaatatatcaaatgttaactgaaaactatgagaagcttaatgacGCTAATGAAgacataacaaaccatgtaacgtaacatgcgcgctacacagcataaaaaataagttacgtgcaaaagggttaaattaGCCTTGTAAATAGACTTATTGCCTGCATTATATGTATAGTAAATCTGCCCAGATAATTGCAGAATGGCCGCCTAGCTATGCAACTTACCCGTTTGAAGTGGTTTGCCATGTTCAATATTGTTGAATGATAAGCAAATTCTGGCATACAGAGTTTGCATTTAACTTCATTAGGGTTGTCcttcaaaagttcaaaatgcCGCCATACTTAAAGACTTCTTCTGAGACATGGTTATAGCTAGCCTAGTTTACCAACCACTCCACCTTTCATCAGTTAACCACCAGCGCATGTTGtcacatggattttttttagcaagCCCGCCAGCTAGCCCTGCtagaacataaaatatatttatgattcCCTTATTTATAATTTCTCATTGAAATGTTatccctgtgcatttttgtcAGCTTCTATCTGTTTTATCCTGTTATTGTAatgcacactgactgacaggaaaaaaaaacaaaaaaacaccccgCTTGATGAAGAATCTCAGTCAACTGACGGGTCTCCGACAGATGATTCGACTCGCCGACTCTCAAGGGGCAGCCCGAGACGCCTCTGTCATACCTCATCCCCACCACCAGATGTCAGTAGAGATGCACAGATGGCAACGCAACACAAGGAAACCGCAACTGCCACCAAAAGTATAATCCCCGTACCCCATACTTTGACAGTGATATTTCTTTGCCTCTTAAATTacactgcaggaaaaacaaaagttatAGAAAGGTTTCTGTGCAGACATACCAAGATAAGAAtatgttgagaaaaaaatccGAAAACCATTCTATTTTCGTATAAGCACAAACTAGCAAAGCAAGTAAACAGTGTCTTTAACAGTGTCTTTATTGTGGGCAATTATTGTATTCAGAGTTCTCGTGTTTTGTCACCATAATTATTATAtctattttggtttgtttggtgTGAAATGTGATATGTATACAGAACAGTGAAATGAGCAGATACGAGATGAGGGAAGCAGGGTGGAGGTGTGTTAGGGAAACCGTGCCTACTACTTGACTCATCAACTCCCTGTCTCTACgcgctacacacacacacacacacacacagaacactccTTCCCCACTGATCAAACAGCATTCCTGCTCCACCCCGACATACACACTTCACCGTGCGTACACACGCAGCCAAGAGGCTCACATCCAAACGCAGCTCTTCTGAATTCGCAGCGCTTTgcagcacactgccccctggtggcagaaGGCAAAACCGCACCTTCCCCCAAACAAACCCTACAAACACACCTGTCCTCCATGGACCACATTCCAATCAAGACCGATTTATACCAGAAAGAGCCCATTAACAGTGGTATCAGCATGAGGTACAACTGCATTCTTTACATATGTTATATACAaatatgtgaataaatgaattcGCCTTACCCATGACTGtcggcccctctctctgtgtgcactgCGGCTCCGCATACGGGACAGGGGTCCCTCCAGGGGGCTCTCTGCGGGCGCTGACCTCCGTGACACGCTGCGCGACCTCATCCGGGACACgtcctgcacacagacagggggcagcgtagcattgtggttaaggagcaggactcgtaactgaaaggctgccgGTCCGATTCCCCGCAGcggtactgctgctgtacccttatgcaaggtacttaacccacaattgcctcagtcaatacctagctgtataaatggataacattgtaaaaatctgtaactgAAGTcggttgctctggataagagcgtctgctaaaatgccaataatgtaatgtgatatacaTTACCGGCTGACACGGCTGTGTTGTGACACACTGTGATCACTCCACGCTGTATGACAacacatacagtgccagtcaaaagtttagacacactCAATTAAGATActgggaaaacatgcattcaaagatattttgatctaaaaacttATGCATAAATGcctgtttctttatttctcttgtttctttgacaaatataaatagtgaagttgatgcctatgtatgaatttctttccaaaaaaagtttagagtaaagattttaaaaagcatttttcagcTACTTTGAAGACGCTAAAATATAAGGTTGTTTTGGTTTGCTTACTACTTTTTTGGTCACAGCATAATTCcaattgtgtcatttcatagttttatatgtctttactattattctaaaatgtggaaaatagtaaaaattaaaaaaggtttgtccagacttttgactggtactgtacactACGCTACAGATTTAGACACACAGCATTTTCTTCTTCTGCACACATGATTTTTTAACACAAGTCACCCCCTgcatgaaacagaaagagactTTAAAGACTGTTCCCTCCTCCCGCCCCCTGCCCCGCTGCTCTTTCTCACCTTGGCCTGAGAGCCCTGTGTTTTCCACCTgtcccccacctcctctctccgCTCGGGGGCCGCCATGGGTGCAGGGTCCTGGAGCCACCACAGGCTGTCCGCGGGGTCGAACCCCTGGCGCTGGGATTCGGGGCCGCCGGGCGCCGTGGTCTCCctccggggggagggggtccaGGCGGTGGGCGAGCTGGCCTCCGCGGGCAGGCCTGACCAGCGGCGTTCAGGGCCCgcctgcctctcctcctgcctctgcagcagctgctccaggctGGGCTTCCCGGCCGGCTTCTGGGGCGGCTCGGGGGCGGCCCAGCCGGCACCCACCCTACTGGGCGTCAGGGGCACGTCCAGGGccccgctctccctctgctcccagAACTCCAGCTGGGAGGGGGTCCACACGGGGCTGGGtctccccgccccccttcccGGGCCCGGCCCACGCACTCCCTCCAGCTCCGGGGTATGGGGCTGGGATCGGACCCCCGCCCCAGGGGCGGGCTCGCCGAATCCAGCCGTGGGGAAGGACTCGCCGTGGGGGGCGGGCTGCATCTGGGTCCGGAAGGAGTCGATGTCCAGGATGGCGGGTCGGTACGGCTCCTCCGCCCTCGGGGAGAGCGGCTTTAGTCTGCCGGACTCGGCCGCTTGGGCGGGCAACGCGTGCCGGTTctccagagacacagagtccAGATCCAGCACTCTGGGTCTGAGAGGAGatcccttctcctctcctttaGCCATTTCCCTCAGCCTCTCCAtcgccctctgtctctccagctcctgctgtctggccctctcctgctctttttccctttccagTCGTTCCCTCTCGGCCTGCCTCTGCTTCTCCAtctccagcagctgcttctCCATCAGccgctgtctctccctctcaatctTCTGCTTCTCAAATTCCAGCAGTTTTTGTCTTTCCATCTCTTGATGCCTCTCTAcctcctgtctctgcctctccaactccctctgcctctccaactccctctgcctctcctgctcctgtctctgcctctccaactccctctgcctctcctgctcctgtctctgcctctccaactccctctgcctctccaactccctctgcctctcctgctcctgtctctgcctctcctgctcctgtctctgcctctcctgctccctctgcctctccaactccctctgcctctccaactccctctgcctctcctgctcctgtctctgcctctccaactccctctgcctctcctgctcctgtctctgcctctccaactccctctgcctctccaactccctctgcctctccaactccctctgcctctcctgctcctgtctctgcctctccaactccctctgcctctcctgctcctgtctctgcctctccaactccctctgcctctcctgctcctgtctctgcctctccaactccctctgcctctccaacTCCCTCTGCTTCTCATACTCTAATATTTTTTGTCTCTCCAGTTCCATCGCTCTCTGTCGCTCCCTCTCAATCTGTAATTGTCTCTCCTGCTCGCgctgcctctccatctcctgcctctgcctctccaaCTCCCgctgcctctccatctcctgcctctgcctctccaaCTCCCGCTGCCTCTCCAcctcctgcctctgcctctccaaCTCCCGCTGCCTCTCCAcctcctgcctctgcctctccaaCTCCCgctgcctctccatctcctccctctccctctccctctgcttctcaaACTCCAGCATTTTTTGTCTCTCCaactctttctgtctctctagctctctctgcacctccatctccctctgcctctccatctctctctgtcgctccttctgtctctccctttccatTTCCAACTGTTTCTCAAACTCcagtattttttgtttctctaGCTCCTTCTGCTTCGccacctccctctgcctctccctttccacctccctctgcctctccctttccacctccctctgcctctcaaACTCCAGCATTTTTTGtctctccgcctccctctctctctccgtcctctgcctctccagcaTCTTTATTTCCTGCTCCTTTTCGGATTCGCTCTTtcgctcccctcccctccccggcAGCCCCTCGCCGCCGACCCCCACCTCCAGGCCCGGGGGGGTCTTGCCGAAGTCCGCGTCCAGAGAGGGGTTCCTGCACACCGACACCACCTTCCCCTGGGAGCTCCACCTGCCAGGCTTCACTGAGAAATCCTCGAAGGGCACCTCCATGgcgcctctctcctccaccccttcTTCCTGGACCATGGGCTCCTGCATCTGACCCGTGAGGGCGAAGTAGGTGGCCCTCGGCCTGTGGGCCTGATCCTCGCCCTCCAGTATCTTCAAGCGTTTGGGCGCtgccacctcctccctctccctctcccactctctctgcctctccctgtccatctctctgaccctctccttctccagctccacctgccGGGCCCGCTCCACCCTCTGCCGCTCcgcctccctgtccctctccctctcggcCTCCAGCTCGGCCTCCCGCTCCTTGTTCCTCTCCGTCTCCTCTGCAAACCAGTTCATCAGTGCCCCGACGCGGAGGTAGCGGGGGGTCTGGTCGGGCGAGGGGGCCAGGGGGCCCTGCATCCCGCTGACGGTGGCCTGCCCGGGCCCCTCCGCCTCCGGCTCGTGGCTGGGCAGGCCGTCCCCACCGGAGCGTCGGGACCGCAGCGTCATGGCCTTGTCCTCCAGTTGGGCGGATGGGACGCTCTCACTGACCGCCCTCCTCTCCCCGACGGCCGGCACCGTGTCAAAAATGTGCTCCACCCGTAGGGGGCTGGCGGGGGACGCTGGCTCCTGGAGGGTAACGCCGCCCGGGACTCTCTCCCCGGGCTCCCTCTGCCGCACTGAGACGCTCCTCCTCGGTCGCCCCtcgcccccgcccccttcctccACCACCCGCACGCTGTGCCTCTCCACCACGTTCTCGAACAGGGCAGCCCGGACCGTCTGCACCCCTCCACTGGGGCAGGCCTCCTGCGCCTCCCTCTCCGCCCTCCGCTCCTTCTCGGGAGCTTCCTCCATGCTCCCGGCTGATTGGTCCAGAGGGGCATGGGCGGGGTCCTGAGGGATCTGAGGTGCCAATCCcgctccctcttctccctcctttgCCTGGTCACTGTGGCCTACAGCAGGCTCTTCAagctttaagaaaaaaaaaaaatgaaagaacgATTTTGGGTTTTCTACACGGTGTTTGTTTAGTTTGGCTCACGGACAGCAGGTAGCCTGTGGGGATTGGCTTTCAGTAAAACAATGCTGACCACTGTCTATGCTAATCCTTGCAAACCCACTCCAGGCATGCCAAACGGAGACATCGCAGACTGCATTTACTCCCAGTTTGAATTTTAGTCAATGCTGGGCGCTGGTGACTAGGCAAGACATTCTTCAAAGATATCGGTTTCTTTTAGCTATGGAAAACATTCTGTGAGAGAATTCAACATGCCTTCAAGTTGTGGTTCAACTCCTATCACGatcaaaacaaaggaaatatgGTCATAGGAAACGTGATTCATTCATACATTCTAAATATCACcaaagttcattttttgttaaaaatttgATGTCTtttctgcagctgaaatgtgtgGACAACTACAGTAAGTACAGACTTTCAAcagaaactgaatttttaaaaggtGGTAAAGATATTATCTATGTTTTGAGCAGACAGTCACTCTGAAAGTCCGGTCTGTGTCATTGTTGGAGCTAAAAGTATTCTGATTTGCTGTCTTGTTATGACAATTCTtgaaggggcgtggtctaaaaacaaaacacccacAGTACAGAACAGGAACTCTGGCAGCACTGGAAACTCCTGTTACCAAATGGAAACTCCTAGATGGAGGACGGAAGGAAGGAAAGcaagagctgaatatctggggATAAGAGAATATCTGTGGTGGCAGGATCTGCTTTAAAGCAGAATttgagagggaggaagggaagtCATGTCGGCCAGTCTGCCTTGCCTAAAGAAATGAGCAGGGGGggatgtgacaggaagtgaaagatTTACTGTCTACAATCGAACAGGTAATAGACAGAGAAAGAAGTTCTTTGACATGAGACCTCTTTGGCTGAACAGGTATAAGCTTGCAAGGTGGATGCAGTCTTTtcggagagggggaaaaaagaaaggagagagagacaaagagaggtgaTTTAGCACTATGAATGCATAACACTAGAAAGGGGATACATCTGTTCTTTGTCAGGGCCATAAACAGGGTGGGGAGCCAAGTCACAGTAATCAAAGCCAGTCTGTGTTGACCTTTTCCCAGCGTTCGGCTCCCAGCTTCTTTCATAATCGGCACCACCCGAGAATTACCCAGCACCCCTCTTGGGTTTCATAGCTGCATCTCTTGCGTATCCATGACGTTTTTTGCACAATTctctcaaaacacaaacagaggtCCTGTTGTGTTAGAACTTGTCTgatataaagtatttttttcctttttttgccagaacaagaaaaaaaaagagggaagaaaagaaaacgaCACAATACAGACACTGATAGCTAGACTATTGCTGCTTTTACCCCAGATAAAGAGGGATTAAGGTGAAGAGGATTACATAAGAGTACTGTAACAGTACATTGTAAACATGACTGTGAATCGGGGACCATTTGTGAGCAAGGCATGTACATACGGCAGCAGTCAAACCGAACTGCTCTCTTGCCAGCTCCCAGCTATTGATATTGATAGCTATGTGGGAAAACAATGTGAGTAAGCTTACGTAACCATCTTGTCCGCTGTCAGAACTTgagatgggggatgggggttggggggttgggggggggggggtgtacaaccacacacagaaaacagtgtaCTATAAAAGCTGGCAGAGTTTGCATCTCCATGATGcctcttcaaagaaaaaaacccacctGGAGCTGAACCCACCCACTGCCAGCATTAGCCAATCATCGGAGATTAAGAGGTATCAAATTACTTCAAGCAA
This genomic interval carries:
- the LOC118776074 gene encoding uncharacterized protein KIAA1671-like; its protein translation is MERQKLLEFEKQKIERERQRLMEKQLLEMEKQRQAERERLEREKEQERARQQELERQRAMERLREMAKGEEKGSPLRPRVLDLDSVSLENRHALPAQAAESGRLKPLSPRAEEPYRPAILDIDSFRTQMQPAPHGESFPTAGFGEPAPGAGVRSQPHTPELEGVRGPGPGRGAGRPSPVWTPSQLEFWEQRESGALDVPLTPSRVGAGWAAPEPPQKPAGKPSLEQLLQRQEERQAGPERRWSGLPAEASSPTAWTPSPRRETTAPGGPESQRQGFDPADSLWWLQDPAPMAAPERREEVGDRWKTQGSQAKDVSRMRSRSVSRRSAPAESPLEGPLSRMRSRSAHRERGRQSWEQLKQCVSADEEGRDTDTLVHETDSQYGTWDTGLRTDDSLTPATPTSDSNLSSSPRKPTPPHTPGEPTTPSDLDTPDAPSPAPPNGDRAPPFVCVCACMLCPQTSTTLLDSSALRSRVQLSKKRSRRNLPSRAARHSAALSVLQEGPGVTADDWMYRDSTEEKVESSKQEDSDTEDQPRGAETRPAASQPQRVALFPGMDPSALKAQLKKRGDSDNQTEGASPSATQLSRSPKSPFLPRASRVLPPAGGKENGEESSPQWLKELKSKKRLSQYDNDT